The nucleotide sequence ATCCTTTATTGCTTTTGTTATTTCGTTTGTATAAGATAAAAAAGATGTAGAGTTcgtatatatataggaaatttAGACGCCAAGCTTTAAAGACAATTTATTTGGATTACCTGTGATATGATTCGATGACGGATCAGCTCCGGCGAATTTGATGCAGAACCATGAAAATGAACAGCATGATCATTTTCTTCATAACCATCAACTGGCTGAGGTTTCCCGAGCTCAGACCTCTTCTGATACCCAGTAGCAATAGCTTCCATTATCAATGTCCCAATGGCTGACACCATGGCAACAAAACCTGTAAAGGGAAACCTTCTCCATGGGTTTTCACTAAGGCAGGGGCTTGTCAAGCTGTCGTTAGCATCAGGAAGCAGATGAACAAACCCCGTTGCTAAAATCACCCCGGCCACAAAGGCTTTGATCAAGAGATACAAGTCTTTTTCCGGGTGGAAAAATGGTATGTTCTTCACCAAGAATGGAAGACAAACTCCTAGTGCACCAGAAACTAGGACTGAGGCTATTGCAATTAGTTTATATCTGATCAGCAATTTAGATTCGTTTCGGTGTTCGTCTTTCTTTTCGGATGTACATGCTGAAGATGTCAAGATTGGTAGAAGAAGAATTAGGAAGAGGATGGTGAAGAAACTGTAATTTAAATCAAGTCGTCTGAACTTGTGATCATTGTACAAAATGGAAAGACAAAAAGAGAGTGATAAAAAAGGTAGAACTGAAGAAACTATGGTGGGAATATTTCCATGCTCATCGCTGATACATAAAGTGATGAGtcacaaagacaaagacaataATTGGTGAGCCTAACATATACAGACAGAGTAGAGAAAGAGGCCAAATGTGTTCTTGCTCCTTGTCAAGTAATGAGCAAGCAAGGCCATACATTAGTTTCAATCTATCAACCATATagccaaattccaaatttttggCACTGATTACTAGAGTTATATACATTAGGGCAACGATTTCGCACTCCATTATCAATCTGCACTCTAAATTAAATATTCACAAAATCTTTTTTCTCATAGGAGTACATGAGAGTAAAAAAGCAGTGTGTTAAATTAGATGTCGCAATATATATTATTgagaataatttttttcaagtatAATTTAGAATTAATATTGATTAAAAGTTGTGCATAATCACATTGACTAAACAAAGTGTGTTCCCTTGTGCACTTAAGTACAAATCTTCCTccccataaattttgaatagAATATTAATGTAGAACATGATCATTTCTTGCATGTGGTCCAATATTGTAGTGGATATGATTTTGAGTTTCTATCTATATGTCCCAGATCCAAAGCCCCACCCCCTTTCTCGtcaaattattgtaataattttgaatcctctcttaataataataattaaaaaaaaacagacaaaagaagggagttttaataaaaagcttctccaaattttttattaaccaaaaatcatcaactaactttatttaa is from Malus sylvestris chromosome 5, drMalSylv7.2, whole genome shotgun sequence and encodes:
- the LOC126624657 gene encoding zinc transporter 1-like gives rise to the protein MVSAIGTLIMEAIATGYQKRSELGKPQPVDGYEENDHAVHFHGSASNSPELIRHRIISQVLELGILVHSVIIGISLGACQSQHTIKPLVAALSFHQFF